One Corynebacterium tuberculostearicum DNA window includes the following coding sequences:
- a CDS encoding cytochrome c oxidase assembly protein, with translation MRTMANEQVNSLNAAGKKPRSSWGIYIAAMLIAGLIAGFISLFLLADSLAALGIPDPGRITTFGLPLFRGVAWILMALSVGSFLASSFLIASRGDNATLIDAPLSVDGHIAARTGTWASFGMAAVGLVEIPLIMSDLTGAPFSQVFEPSIMKMALTEISTTIVWAISVLIALVVGILGLVGRGWSMQPVLLFLSIMQVVPIGMEGHSAAGGDHDYGTNSLLWHLVFVMLWVGGLMALIAHGRRLGPNLVFAVKRYSGIAFMAIVVLAVSGLINTLIRMNISDLVDSAYGIILITKFVLTILLGIFGLAHRELTIPQLGKNPPLFIRIAIVEVAVMAATIGVAITLGRTVPPAPRDPNLNSMQILMGYELFEKPTVLNVWTMFRFDIMFGTIGLLLAAAYGYCVYRVHKRGLTWSKGRTAWFMCGALGLTLVMSTGMGLYMPAMYSMHMLVHMILSMAVPLLLVLGAPLTLLMEAFEAGPKGKPSLHDYALAATQSKIVAFITNPFVNLLQYLFFLYVLYLFPGLYQFAISEHAGHLIMNFTFIISGCFYFWEIIGPDPLPKRHSTPFRLAVLFLSMPFHLFAGVYLMQLQSVLGADFYQYLELPWDQDLLQDQRVGGGIAWGFGQFPLVIVFGKLFLDWLSDDRATARRHDMQADADDDAELERYNAMLQDMGHGDESSFRGR, from the coding sequence ATGCGCACTATGGCAAATGAGCAGGTTAACAGTTTGAACGCGGCGGGTAAGAAGCCCCGCTCTTCCTGGGGAATTTATATCGCAGCGATGCTTATTGCTGGCCTGATCGCCGGTTTTATTTCCCTGTTCCTCCTGGCCGATTCCCTGGCGGCGTTAGGCATTCCGGACCCCGGCCGCATCACCACCTTTGGCCTGCCGCTCTTTCGAGGTGTGGCGTGGATTCTCATGGCTTTGTCCGTGGGCTCATTCTTGGCCTCGTCCTTCCTCATCGCTTCGCGCGGTGACAATGCCACGCTTATCGATGCCCCCTTGTCCGTCGACGGCCACATCGCCGCCCGCACCGGCACCTGGGCTTCCTTCGGTATGGCGGCCGTGGGGCTCGTGGAAATCCCGCTCATTATGTCCGACCTCACCGGCGCGCCCTTTTCCCAGGTATTCGAGCCTTCCATCATGAAAATGGCGCTGACGGAAATTTCCACCACCATCGTGTGGGCAATCTCCGTGCTCATTGCCCTGGTAGTGGGCATTCTCGGGCTCGTGGGCCGTGGCTGGTCCATGCAGCCGGTCCTGCTTTTCTTGTCCATAATGCAGGTCGTGCCCATTGGCATGGAAGGCCACTCCGCGGCGGGCGGTGACCATGATTACGGCACCAATTCGCTCCTGTGGCACTTGGTCTTTGTCATGCTTTGGGTAGGCGGGCTTATGGCGCTTATCGCCCATGGTCGGCGCCTCGGCCCCAATCTCGTCTTTGCGGTGAAGCGCTATTCCGGCATCGCCTTTATGGCCATTGTGGTGCTTGCTGTCTCGGGCTTGATTAACACGCTCATCCGCATGAATATCTCCGATCTGGTGGATTCTGCGTACGGAATCATTCTGATTACCAAGTTCGTGCTGACGATTTTGCTGGGCATTTTCGGCCTCGCTCACCGCGAGCTCACCATCCCGCAGCTGGGCAAGAACCCGCCCCTTTTTATTCGCATTGCCATCGTGGAAGTAGCGGTCATGGCCGCCACCATTGGCGTAGCCATCACGCTGGGCCGCACTGTGCCGCCCGCACCGCGGGATCCCAACCTCAACTCGATGCAGATTCTGATGGGCTATGAGCTGTTTGAAAAGCCCACGGTGCTCAACGTGTGGACCATGTTCCGCTTTGACATCATGTTTGGCACCATTGGCCTGCTTTTGGCTGCGGCCTATGGCTACTGCGTCTACCGTGTACACAAGCGCGGCCTGACTTGGAGCAAGGGGCGTACCGCATGGTTTATGTGCGGTGCGCTGGGCCTGACCCTTGTGATGTCTACCGGCATGGGTCTCTACATGCCGGCGATGTACTCCATGCACATGTTGGTGCACATGATTTTGTCGATGGCGGTCCCGCTCCTGCTCGTTCTGGGTGCGCCACTGACCCTGCTTATGGAGGCCTTTGAGGCAGGACCGAAGGGGAAGCCCAGCCTGCACGACTATGCACTGGCGGCCACCCAGTCCAAGATCGTCGCTTTTATTACGAATCCGTTCGTCAACCTCCTGCAGTACTTATTCTTCCTCTACGTGCTGTATTTGTTCCCGGGCCTATATCAATTCGCCATCTCCGAGCACGCGGGCCACCTCATTATGAACTTCACGTTCATCATCTCCGGCTGCTTCTATTTCTGGGAAATCATCGGGCCGGATCCACTTCCCAAGCGCCACTCCACCCCGTTCCGATTGGCCGTGCTGTTCCTTTCCATGCCATTTCACCTCTTTGCCGGCGTGTACCTGATGCAGCTGCAAAGTGTGTTGGGTGCAGACTTCTACCAGTATTTGGAGCTGCCTTGGGATCAGGATCTGCTCCAAGACCAACGCGTAGGTGGCGGCATCGCGTGGGGCTTTGGCCAGTTCCCGCTGGTTATCGTCTTTGGCAAACTCTTCCTGGATTGGCTCAGTGATGATCGCGCTACGGCTCGCCGCCACGATATGCAGGCGGATGCGGACGATGATGCCGAATTGGAACGCTATAACGCGATGCTCCAGGATATGGGTCACGGCGATGAATCGAGCTTCCGCGGGCGCTAG
- a CDS encoding single-stranded DNA-binding protein, whose product MSQYPITLTGRLTRDPILTKTSTGAYKAKLRVASSRRIPDRQVDAGANDPEGNNPKAPQWRDVDHLYIDVEMWNQFAINVRKSLAKGMPLVIVGSLVTEQWRDDQGTDHFRTFIKAQYVGLDLNRHVIGTKRLAPQYNQENIAVPELGDNAIEPDVDHSLPPQQAAQGDTAADTAADRYLAERAAAARGGEEDSFDDAEVEEEAAEAESAPVNA is encoded by the coding sequence ATGTCCCAATACCCAATTACTTTGACCGGTCGCCTTACTCGCGATCCCATCCTGACCAAGACCTCAACTGGGGCCTATAAGGCTAAGCTGCGCGTCGCCTCCTCCCGCCGAATTCCGGACCGTCAGGTCGATGCCGGCGCTAATGACCCGGAAGGAAACAACCCCAAGGCCCCGCAGTGGCGCGATGTGGACCACCTCTACATCGACGTCGAAATGTGGAATCAATTCGCCATCAATGTGCGCAAATCCCTAGCCAAGGGCATGCCTTTGGTCATCGTGGGCTCCTTAGTTACCGAACAATGGCGCGATGACCAGGGCACCGATCACTTCCGCACGTTCATTAAGGCACAGTATGTGGGCCTGGACCTGAACCGCCACGTTATCGGTACCAAGCGTCTCGCTCCGCAGTACAACCAGGAAAATATTGCGGTCCCAGAACTGGGGGACAACGCCATCGAACCGGACGTGGACCACAGCCTGCCGCCGCAGCAGGCAGCGCAGGGAGATACCGCGGCCGATACCGCGGCGGACCGCTATCTAGCCGAGCGCGCCGCAGCCGCACGTGGTGGGGAAGAAGATTCCTTCGACGACGCCGAGGTGGAAGAGGAGGCTGCCGAGGCAGAATCCGCCCCAGTGAACGCTTAA